Proteins encoded in a region of the Planctomycetia bacterium genome:
- the pspF gene encoding phage shock protein operon transcriptional activator, translating into MTAINEAIGQSDAFLAFTEDLSRIARIDRPVLLIGERGTGKELAAAKLHYLSGRWEAPLVALNCAALSPSLIEAELFGHDRGAFTGAIQDRAGRFEAADGGTLLLDEIGLIPIEAQEKILRAVEYGSFERVGSSSPVSVDVRIIGATNADLPALARAGRFKEDLLDRLSFEVVHVPPLRERRDDILLLARHFASRMGSEMGLAATTEFSKAAQDALRSHAWPGNIRELKNVVERAVYRAGGARITEIVFDPFARQGATAPTNSAAAAARPAPPSAAPPPQPARAAISPQAGTLREAITQLEIEMLERALADCRHHQRRAAERLGLTYHQFRSLYRRHAKTLQSGLSPSAGR; encoded by the coding sequence ATGACAGCCATCAACGAAGCCATCGGTCAGTCGGACGCGTTTCTGGCCTTCACGGAGGACCTGTCGCGGATCGCGCGAATCGACCGGCCCGTGCTCCTCATCGGCGAACGCGGCACGGGCAAGGAACTCGCTGCGGCGAAACTCCACTACCTCTCCGGCCGCTGGGAGGCGCCGCTCGTGGCCCTCAACTGCGCGGCGCTCTCCCCGTCCCTCATCGAGGCTGAACTCTTCGGCCACGACCGGGGCGCGTTCACGGGCGCGATCCAGGACCGGGCCGGCCGATTCGAGGCCGCCGACGGCGGCACGCTCCTGCTCGACGAGATCGGGCTGATCCCGATCGAGGCCCAGGAAAAAATCCTCCGCGCAGTCGAGTACGGCAGCTTCGAGCGGGTCGGCAGTTCCAGCCCGGTGAGTGTCGACGTGCGGATCATCGGCGCCACCAACGCCGACCTCCCTGCCCTCGCCCGCGCAGGGCGATTCAAGGAGGATCTCCTCGACCGGCTGTCGTTCGAGGTGGTCCACGTGCCGCCGCTCCGCGAACGCCGCGACGACATCCTGCTCCTGGCCCGGCATTTCGCATCGCGGATGGGTTCCGAGATGGGACTCGCCGCCACAACCGAGTTTTCCAAGGCGGCGCAGGACGCCCTCCGCAGCCATGCGTGGCCGGGTAACATCCGCGAACTGAAGAACGTCGTCGAGCGGGCCGTGTACCGCGCCGGCGGCGCCCGGATCACCGAGATCGTCTTCGATCCGTTCGCCCGGCAGGGAGCGACCGCCCCGACGAACTCCGCCGCTGCGGCCGCACGGCCGGCTCCACCTTCGGCCGCCCCGCCGCCACAGCCGGCCCGCGCGGCCATCTCCCCGCAGGCCGGCACGCTCCGCGAGGCGATCACGCAGCTGGAGATCGAGATGCTGGAGCGTGCCCTCGCCGACTGCCGCCACCATCAGCGACGGGCCGCCGAGCGGCTCGGGCTGACGTACCACCAGTTTCGCAGCCTGTATCGCAGACATGCCAAGACGCTGCAGTCCGGCCTGTCGCCCTCGGCCGGCCGCTGA